The following proteins are encoded in a genomic region of Enterocloster clostridioformis:
- a CDS encoding aminotransferase class V-fold PLP-dependent enzyme encodes MLNRKLIESEFSFLGEDIFLNVSSVVMPPIRVQKAYESFMQDYIANYGDDIVPKAWDMVSDTRKKVAQLIHAVDSLEVAFVKNTCEGVSILAEGYPFKEGDNVIVADQEHQANLFPWINLHQRKNVDLHVVKSRDGEINADDMIAAIDENTKILTVSAVQFSTGFFADLHKLGAACKEKNVIFMVDGIQALGRLDIDVQAMNIDWLVAGTNKGLLGTLGAGIVYCTNRIVKDIIPPYASYQSVISHVAPPAITTNFDFLEWHPNARRFESGNLSYNCINAINKGIELILELGIKNIDEYVRQLEMYLRKQLEDLDLHVVQAEDKKNWGGVVCVYYPSHADEEVISILRRHKIHCTMRGGYIRLGIDFYNTQEQMDKVSAALHEVDRINR; translated from the coding sequence ATGCTGAATAGGAAACTGATAGAGAGTGAGTTTTCTTTCCTGGGCGAGGATATTTTTTTAAATGTTTCTTCGGTTGTAATGCCGCCAATAAGGGTTCAGAAAGCATATGAATCTTTTATGCAGGATTATATCGCCAATTATGGCGATGATATTGTTCCGAAAGCATGGGACATGGTTTCGGATACGCGTAAAAAGGTGGCGCAACTGATTCATGCGGTGGATTCCCTTGAGGTTGCTTTTGTAAAGAACACCTGTGAAGGTGTATCCATATTGGCAGAAGGCTATCCGTTTAAAGAAGGGGATAATGTGATAGTCGCAGACCAGGAGCATCAAGCGAATTTGTTTCCGTGGATCAACCTGCACCAACGTAAAAACGTGGACCTCCATGTGGTGAAGAGCAGAGACGGGGAAATCAACGCAGATGATATGATTGCAGCGATTGATGAAAACACAAAAATACTTACAGTGTCTGCAGTGCAGTTCAGCACAGGATTTTTTGCAGATTTACATAAGCTGGGTGCAGCATGCAAGGAGAAGAACGTGATATTTATGGTAGATGGTATTCAGGCTTTGGGGAGATTGGATATAGATGTACAGGCCATGAATATTGACTGGTTGGTTGCAGGCACCAATAAAGGCCTTCTGGGAACACTGGGAGCCGGAATCGTTTATTGCACTAACCGGATTGTAAAAGACATCATACCTCCCTATGCATCATACCAAAGCGTTATAAGCCATGTGGCTCCGCCGGCCATAACTACCAATTTTGACTTTCTGGAATGGCACCCCAATGCCAGACGCTTTGAATCCGGGAATTTAAGTTATAACTGTATTAACGCAATTAACAAGGGGATTGAGCTGATACTGGAGCTGGGAATCAAGAACATTGATGAATATGTCAGGCAGCTGGAGATGTATTTGCGAAAGCAACTGGAAGATTTGGACCTTCACGTTGTGCAGGCAGAAGATAAAAAGAATTGGGGAGGGGTGGTATGTGTCTATTATCCATCCCACGCTGACGAGGAAGTGATTTCCATATTAAGGAGACATAAGATTCACTGCACTATGAGAGGAGGGTATATTCGGTTAGGTATTGACTTTTACAACACACAGGAACAGATGGATAAAGTATCTGCAGCGTTGCATGAGGTTGACAGAATCAACAGATAG
- a CDS encoding helix-turn-helix transcriptional regulator, protein MKEISELLPALDVLIRGLGKHFGESVEFVVHDYKKDFARTIVAISNGNVTKREVGDSGTSIGLKIMHGEEADEGKFGYISQTKDGRYLKSSTIYIKDEQGKILGSLCVNCDITDAMIARNFLNSYVGSGEDEKVEATVYNNVDDLLISLINESINYVGAPVAVMNREQKIDGIRYLNNKGAFKIKNASTIVSKYYDVSRYTIYNYINDGQNLNDTSE, encoded by the coding sequence TTGAAGGAAATCAGTGAATTATTACCGGCATTGGATGTTTTAATCCGAGGATTAGGAAAGCATTTTGGGGAATCAGTAGAGTTTGTAGTACATGATTATAAAAAGGATTTCGCCCGCACGATCGTGGCCATCTCCAATGGCAATGTTACAAAAAGAGAGGTGGGCGACAGCGGCACGTCCATTGGATTAAAAATCATGCATGGTGAGGAGGCGGATGAGGGAAAGTTTGGGTATATCTCCCAGACAAAGGATGGGCGTTATTTAAAATCCAGTACCATATATATTAAAGACGAGCAGGGTAAAATATTAGGTTCTCTCTGTGTGAACTGCGATATTACAGATGCTATGATAGCCAGAAATTTCCTTAATAGCTATGTGGGATCAGGAGAGGACGAGAAGGTGGAGGCTACTGTCTACAATAATGTGGATGATTTGCTGATATCGTTGATAAATGAATCCATTAATTATGTTGGGGCTCCGGTTGCTGTAATGAACCGGGAGCAGAAGATTGATGGTATTCGATATTTGAATAATAAGGGGGCATTTAAAATAAAAAATGCCAGCACGATTGTGTCAAAATACTATGATGTGTCAAGGTATACAATTTATAACTATATCAATGATGGGCAAAACCTGAATGATACCAGTGAATGA
- a CDS encoding RidA family protein: protein MMEQKIQLLTKQAPPPAGPYSQGIETEQFVFVSGQRPVDPVTGEMKNGIKSQTEQVIKNVECVLKEAGCTLADIVRSTVYLSDISYFDDMNEVYRAMISEPFPARSTFGVQLRGILVEIDVIAKKTEN from the coding sequence ATGATGGAACAGAAAATTCAACTGCTTACAAAGCAGGCACCGCCACCGGCTGGACCTTATTCCCAGGGAATAGAAACCGAACAATTCGTCTTTGTATCAGGACAGAGACCGGTTGATCCAGTTACTGGAGAAATGAAAAATGGAATCAAGTCTCAGACAGAACAGGTTATTAAGAATGTAGAGTGTGTTCTAAAGGAAGCGGGATGTACACTGGCCGATATAGTCAGGTCAACGGTATATTTGTCCGATATATCTTATTTTGATGATATGAACGAGGTGTATCGTGCCATGATATCGGAACCGTTCCCTGCCAGATCTACATTTGGTGTTCAGCTCAGGGGGATATTAGTGGAGATTGATGTGATAGCAAAAAAGACAGAAAATTGA
- a CDS encoding aspartate dehydrogenase domain-containing protein, producing MERINQAGSESEAKLYVASGAIGGFDLMRAVRFGGLGDAEIHTTKNPHSLNGAPYLDGKELPEHQEQLVFKGSSREAIAGFPKNVNVAVSMALATLGVDETRVKISSCPGLETNIHDIRLNGDFGTIEIKVAVKPSEKNAKSSTLAAWSVLALLEKMSQTIML from the coding sequence ATGGAAAGAATAAATCAGGCGGGTTCTGAATCAGAGGCAAAGCTTTATGTGGCCAGTGGAGCCATAGGCGGCTTTGATCTTATGAGGGCAGTGCGTTTTGGCGGACTTGGAGATGCCGAAATACATACCACAAAGAATCCTCATTCTCTTAATGGAGCTCCCTATCTTGATGGAAAGGAATTACCGGAACATCAGGAACAATTGGTCTTTAAGGGCAGTTCAAGGGAAGCAATCGCAGGATTTCCTAAGAATGTAAATGTTGCGGTCTCCATGGCATTAGCAACCCTTGGAGTCGATGAGACAAGAGTCAAAATCAGCAGTTGTCCAGGGTTGGAAACAAATATTCATGATATCAGGCTTAATGGAGATTTTGGAACAATTGAGATTAAGGTGGCTGTAAAACCTAGTGAGAAGAATGCTAAATCGTCAACCTTAGCTGCGTGGAGCGTTTTGGCTTTACTGGAGAAAATGTCGCAGACGATTATGCTGTGA
- a CDS encoding Gfo/Idh/MocA family oxidoreductase — protein MGSDKKSIIIIGCGVLGSIIADGINDKLVKHYEISAVYDRQQFQAEKLAERLGVKRALYLEEIIAYKPAYVIEAASKEVVESMACDILKAGIDMIILSVGHWRMAD, from the coding sequence ATGGGTTCTGATAAAAAAAGTATTATAATAATAGGATGCGGTGTACTAGGGTCAATTATTGCAGATGGTATTAATGATAAACTGGTGAAGCACTATGAGATATCCGCGGTTTATGACAGGCAGCAGTTCCAGGCAGAGAAGCTGGCAGAACGGCTGGGGGTCAAAAGGGCGTTGTATCTTGAAGAAATCATTGCATATAAACCTGCTTATGTCATAGAAGCAGCCTCAAAAGAGGTTGTGGAAAGCATGGCCTGTGATATTCTTAAGGCAGGCATTGATATGATCATTCTTTCTGTGGGGCATTGGCGGATGGCAGACTGA
- a CDS encoding PhzF family isomerase: protein MYQVDSFTKDRFHGNPAGVIPDAKGLTEEQMQRIARELNNSETAFIFEADSTDYDVEVRFFAPTTEVPICSHATIAAHYVRAKEKNLECGTVVQKTKADLLPVDVVRDENDYSIIMTQGTPAVSAPAGDTVRNRIADALGIAREEICREYPVAIASTGHSKVMVPLYSNELLHGLQPDLQKLTEISKQIECNGYYAFTLNPQKIILVHGRMFAPAIGIAEDPVTGNSNGPLGAYLVHYNILQDADEPCLDFDILQGEAVKRDGTIHVHVEKEHGAPKLVQITGNAVTAFSTEITI from the coding sequence ATTTACCAAGTGGATTCATTTACAAAGGACAGATTTCATGGCAATCCTGCCGGCGTAATTCCTGATGCAAAGGGACTGACAGAGGAGCAGATGCAGAGAATCGCCAGAGAATTAAATAATTCGGAAACAGCTTTTATTTTTGAAGCAGATTCTACGGATTATGATGTAGAAGTACGGTTTTTTGCACCCACAACAGAAGTTCCTATATGCAGTCATGCCACGATAGCGGCCCATTATGTCCGGGCCAAAGAGAAAAATTTAGAATGCGGAACAGTTGTCCAAAAAACAAAAGCAGACTTATTGCCCGTGGATGTTGTCCGAGACGAAAACGACTACTCAATCATAATGACGCAGGGAACACCTGCGGTATCTGCGCCTGCTGGGGATACTGTAAGAAATCGGATTGCGGACGCTTTGGGAATCGCTCGTGAGGAGATTTGCAGGGAATATCCCGTTGCGATTGCTTCCACCGGGCATTCCAAGGTTATGGTTCCTCTTTATTCAAATGAGCTGCTTCACGGACTTCAGCCGGATTTGCAAAAGCTGACGGAGATTAGCAAACAAATTGAGTGTAACGGGTATTATGCCTTTACACTCAATCCGCAGAAAATAATTTTGGTCCACGGAAGGATGTTTGCCCCGGCGATTGGGATTGCGGAGGACCCTGTAACAGGAAATTCAAACGGCCCGCTGGGCGCTTATTTAGTACATTATAATATTTTGCAGGATGCCGATGAACCGTGCCTCGACTTTGATATTTTGCAGGGGGAAGCTGTCAAACGCGATGGCACAATACATGTTCATGTTGAAAAAGAGCACGGAGCGCCGAAGTTGGTTCAAATTACGGGGAATGCTGTAACTGCCTTTTCAACGGAGATTACCATTTAA
- a CDS encoding mannonate dehydratase, protein MASNIKLLGCQLNTIDPETLIYFQQLGITDIQYNTPDIPGEKTWAFEDIKAYKEKTESYGVKLVCIENVPIRFYDKVMLGLPGRDEQIENYIGLIRSFGKLGITYFGYHFTPTFVWRTSYEAKTRGGARVSAYNDEAARRDGNRVAYAARLDVEIPDPEDMWKNHEYFMKAILPEAEKAGVKMALHPDDPPVACVSGVARIFNSFESYVRADRETNSPAWGVDLCLGCCSEMGGAPVVERFIDYFGHRGKIFYVHFRDVLGVPDDFRECYLGEGNYNPARVMRKLKESGFKGYVCEDHVPIMESDSKFGHRARAYEIGKLQGLISMMDYDDEK, encoded by the coding sequence ATGGCTTCAAATATTAAATTACTGGGCTGCCAGTTAAATACCATTGACCCGGAGACGTTGATCTATTTCCAGCAGCTTGGAATCACGGATATTCAGTACAACACGCCGGACATTCCCGGAGAGAAGACCTGGGCGTTTGAGGATATCAAAGCATATAAGGAGAAAACGGAATCCTACGGGGTCAAACTGGTCTGCATTGAAAATGTGCCAATCCGGTTTTATGACAAGGTAATGCTGGGACTTCCGGGGCGCGACGAGCAGATAGAGAATTACATCGGGCTGATCCGCAGCTTCGGAAAGCTAGGAATCACTTATTTCGGATATCATTTTACTCCGACCTTCGTGTGGCGCACCTCCTATGAGGCGAAAACCAGAGGAGGGGCGAGGGTTTCCGCTTATAATGATGAGGCGGCGAGGCGGGACGGAAACCGCGTGGCTTACGCCGCCCGGCTGGACGTGGAGATTCCCGATCCTGAAGATATGTGGAAGAACCATGAATATTTTATGAAGGCGATCCTGCCGGAGGCTGAAAAGGCCGGCGTGAAGATGGCGCTTCATCCTGACGATCCGCCGGTGGCCTGTGTATCGGGTGTGGCCAGGATCTTTAACAGCTTCGAGAGCTATGTCCGCGCAGACAGGGAGACCAACAGTCCGGCCTGGGGCGTTGATTTGTGTCTAGGCTGCTGCTCGGAGATGGGCGGCGCCCCGGTGGTAGAGCGATTTATCGACTATTTCGGCCATAGGGGAAAGATTTTCTACGTTCATTTCCGGGATGTGCTGGGCGTGCCGGATGATTTTAGGGAATGCTATCTGGGCGAAGGAAACTATAACCCGGCGAGGGTGATGAGAAAGTTGAAGGAATCCGGCTTTAAGGGCTATGTCTGCGAGGATCACGTTCCCATCATGGAAAGTGATTCCAAATTCGGCCACCGCGCGCGGGCCTATGAGATCGGCAAGCTGCAGGGACTTATCAGCATGATGGATTACGATGACGAAAAATAA
- a CDS encoding TRAP transporter large permease yields the protein MQVGILIIVLFLVLLLLRVPAAFCMLITTLVYALVEQSVPQSFIPQAMVSGSASYTIMAAPFFILVGELMNSSGITKRLFKFANVLVGHITGGLGHVNVLASVFFSGVSGSAIADAAGLGNVEIKAMVDEGYDPDFSVGITAASSTIGPIIPPSSPMVLYGIMSGTSIGALFMAGIPTGILMAGFMMLVVYIISKKRNYPKSRRATLPEIWKAFKEAFWALLSPLILIVGMLSGFATPTETAAVAAAYSLFLGVVIYKEMTWQSLMDIMRNSIKSIGMVMLLIATGTVFAWMIGTEKVAEKSAELLFSLTSNPYLILLLINLFLLFVGTFMETTSALLVTLPVLLPIVKIIGMSTVQFGVIMVLLLMIGMLTPPMALCLFVTSKIGGISFDRAFKAVLPYYVALLTVLIIINLFPGVTLALTGL from the coding sequence ATGCAGGTAGGAATTCTTATTATCGTGCTGTTTCTCGTACTGCTGCTGCTCCGCGTGCCGGCGGCCTTTTGTATGCTGATCACTACGCTGGTCTACGCTTTGGTGGAGCAGTCCGTTCCGCAGTCCTTTATCCCGCAAGCCATGGTAAGCGGCTCCGCTTCCTATACTATTATGGCGGCTCCGTTCTTCATCCTAGTGGGAGAGCTGATGAACAGTTCGGGAATCACGAAAAGGCTGTTTAAATTTGCCAACGTACTTGTTGGCCATATCACCGGCGGCTTGGGGCATGTAAATGTACTAGCCAGCGTATTTTTTTCCGGAGTAAGCGGATCGGCGATCGCGGACGCGGCTGGTCTGGGCAATGTTGAGATTAAGGCCATGGTAGACGAGGGCTACGACCCCGATTTTTCAGTGGGCATTACTGCGGCTTCCTCTACGATCGGGCCTATCATTCCGCCCAGCAGTCCCATGGTACTGTATGGAATTATGAGCGGAACGTCCATCGGCGCACTGTTTATGGCAGGGATTCCCACGGGTATTCTAATGGCCGGATTTATGATGTTGGTGGTCTATATTATTTCCAAAAAGCGCAATTACCCTAAGAGCAGGAGGGCTACGCTGCCGGAGATCTGGAAGGCCTTTAAAGAAGCCTTCTGGGCGCTGTTGTCCCCGCTGATTCTTATCGTAGGTATGCTATCTGGCTTCGCTACGCCGACGGAAACTGCTGCTGTAGCGGCCGCATACTCCTTGTTTTTGGGTGTTGTGATCTACAAGGAGATGACCTGGCAAAGCCTCATGGACATCATGCGAAATTCTATCAAGAGTATCGGCATGGTCATGCTGCTTATTGCTACCGGAACCGTGTTTGCCTGGATGATTGGCACGGAGAAGGTGGCGGAAAAGAGCGCAGAGCTTTTATTTAGCCTGACGAGCAACCCGTATCTGATTCTGCTCCTTATCAACCTGTTCCTGCTGTTTGTGGGAACCTTCATGGAGACCACTTCGGCGCTGCTGGTGACGTTGCCGGTGCTGCTTCCTATTGTAAAGATTATCGGTATGAGTACCGTGCAGTTTGGAGTTATTATGGTGCTGCTCTTGATGATTGGAATGCTGACGCCGCCCATGGCGCTGTGTCTGTTTGTGACGTCGAAAATAGGAGGCATTTCCTTTGACAGGGCGTTTAAGGCTGTGCTGCCCTACTATGTGGCACTGTTAACGGTTTTGATTATCATTAATCTGTTCCCTGGCGTGACGTTAGCGCTCACAGGGCTGTAA
- a CDS encoding TRAP transporter small permease produces MVLVQMLCRNLFNFSFTQVEEYCVLMMAWLTFLAAAYAVRHCGHVAVDFLFQKMARPVKYVLNLVTIMGLLFLTLYMTCYGYGLSMRQMKTPLPITHIPRGCMYLAVPVCSVIMALFFLDALINCIRKKSIEGVVVDTDEQIDQELESGKKLMEEVLGNDGKGGRQ; encoded by the coding sequence ATGGTTCTGGTTCAAATGCTGTGCCGCAATCTGTTCAATTTCTCTTTTACACAGGTGGAAGAATACTGCGTTCTGATGATGGCGTGGCTCACATTCCTTGCGGCGGCTTATGCGGTGCGTCACTGCGGCCATGTGGCGGTAGACTTTCTCTTTCAGAAAATGGCGCGCCCAGTAAAATATGTTCTGAATCTGGTCACGATTATGGGTCTTTTGTTCCTTACCCTCTACATGACCTGCTACGGTTATGGGCTTTCCATGCGCCAGATGAAGACGCCCCTTCCTATCACTCACATTCCCAGAGGCTGCATGTATCTGGCGGTACCGGTGTGCAGCGTTATCATGGCCCTGTTTTTTCTGGACGCGCTTATTAACTGCATACGGAAAAAGAGTATCGAGGGCGTGGTGGTTGACACCGACGAACAGATTGATCAGGAACTGGAAAGCGGCAAGAAGCTGATGGAAGAGGTTCTTGGAAATGACGGGAAGGGAGGAAGGCAGTGA
- a CDS encoding TRAP transporter substrate-binding protein, which yields MRLKNLKRWAACAAAICVAATTVGCGSLSVPESTASQAEAAEEAGKESETSAELTEAEKTVRVVGNLNGLSLDMGNAFCDSLEEQSGGKIAVERYLTGQVGTNDEDLCIGLSEGNFDVYLTSDMLATWVLPEWLGYANVAFCFRDADHVKKYWKMLKEEQGLNDKMIEQYGVHAIITDSVAVRTPRYITANKEIKSPDDMVGLKFRTPSVEGVVASWQACGASIVPIPFGELFSALQTGAADAQENPTDMIMQGGFYSVQKYMMLTSHQYGAYLFHVNEKWYETLTDEEKELVINAAQSGYDLFNEKGAEQDVQYIKELEEKGMTVIPADQIDIEAFKGKIIEQVLEKFKDSWAEGGWEVIQGL from the coding sequence ATGAGGCTAAAGAACTTAAAACGTTGGGCGGCATGCGCTGCGGCAATATGCGTAGCGGCAACGACAGTAGGGTGTGGCAGCCTTTCAGTGCCGGAGAGCACGGCTTCTCAGGCGGAGGCTGCAGAGGAGGCAGGAAAAGAAAGCGAGACTTCCGCTGAACTGACAGAAGCGGAGAAGACAGTCCGGGTTGTGGGAAATTTGAACGGCCTCTCTCTGGATATGGGAAACGCATTTTGCGATTCCTTAGAAGAGCAGTCCGGTGGTAAGATCGCAGTGGAGCGGTACTTAACCGGCCAGGTGGGGACCAACGACGAGGATCTATGTATCGGTCTGTCCGAGGGAAACTTTGACGTGTATCTGACTTCCGATATGCTGGCGACCTGGGTGCTTCCGGAGTGGCTTGGCTACGCCAATGTGGCTTTCTGCTTCCGAGACGCGGACCATGTGAAAAAGTATTGGAAGATGCTTAAGGAAGAGCAGGGTTTAAATGATAAAATGATCGAGCAGTACGGCGTGCACGCAATCATCACCGATTCCGTGGCTGTCCGCACTCCCAGATATATCACCGCAAATAAAGAGATCAAGAGCCCGGACGACATGGTAGGCTTAAAGTTCCGTACCCCCAGTGTGGAGGGCGTAGTTGCTTCTTGGCAGGCCTGCGGTGCTTCTATTGTACCGATTCCCTTTGGCGAGCTGTTCAGTGCTCTGCAGACAGGGGCGGCGGACGCACAGGAAAACCCCACCGACATGATCATGCAAGGCGGTTTCTACAGCGTTCAGAAATACATGATGCTCACCAGCCATCAGTACGGCGCGTATTTGTTCCACGTAAATGAGAAATGGTATGAAACGCTGACAGACGAAGAAAAAGAGCTTGTGATAAATGCGGCTCAGAGCGGTTACGACCTGTTCAATGAAAAGGGAGCCGAGCAGGACGTGCAGTATATTAAGGAGCTGGAAGAGAAGGGAATGACCGTTATACCGGCGGACCAGATCGATATTGAGGCGTTTAAAGGAAAGATCATCGAACAGGTATTGGAAAAATTCAAAGATTCCTGGGCAGAAGGCGGCTGGGAAGTCATTCAGGGATTATAA
- a CDS encoding GntR family transcriptional regulator, which produces MSSLSAPLQRSLVAKDVLSTLRYEILTGELKEGEYLREVAISKRMDVSRGPVRRALQQLEAEGLVACEENGRTRVIGISDKDIDDIYELRLILEKKAISILQNKDIMDYAPILDSLNQLKLERDKGEECAPVKMAALGYDVHVAIMKCSGNKAIFNAWKSLSSILQLIMEINGNYVDEEWAFNSHKTLVDAIVQKRPDLEQVIEQHMLEDSKNIYLNELQVNGAHDG; this is translated from the coding sequence ATGAGCTCATTATCGGCCCCTTTACAAAGGTCCTTAGTTGCAAAAGACGTTCTTTCCACGCTTCGCTATGAGATACTCACTGGCGAACTGAAGGAAGGCGAATATCTCCGCGAGGTTGCTATCAGTAAGCGCATGGATGTCAGCCGCGGCCCGGTGCGCAGGGCTCTTCAGCAGCTGGAGGCGGAGGGATTGGTTGCCTGCGAGGAAAACGGCAGAACGAGAGTGATTGGCATCTCAGACAAGGATATCGACGATATCTATGAACTGCGTCTTATTCTGGAAAAGAAGGCGATCTCCATCCTGCAGAATAAGGACATCATGGATTACGCTCCGATTCTGGACAGCCTTAATCAGTTAAAGCTGGAGAGAGACAAGGGAGAAGAATGTGCTCCTGTGAAAATGGCGGCGCTGGGTTACGACGTACATGTGGCGATTATGAAATGTTCTGGAAATAAGGCGATATTTAACGCCTGGAAATCTCTGTCCTCCATATTACAGCTTATTATGGAGATAAACGGTAATTATGTGGATGAAGAATGGGCCTTTAACAGCCATAAAACGCTGGTTGACGCGATCGTACAGAAACGGCCGGACCTGGAGCAGGTAATTGAACAGCATATGCTGGAGGATTCAAAAAATATTTATTTAAACGAGTTACAAGTAAACGGGGCACATGATGGATAA
- the tnpC gene encoding IS66 family transposase, whose amino-acid sequence MQDTEQEYQKQIKELEQQVRLLREQVDFLTRKLYGTKSEKTSALEIEGQMSLFNEMESCAEPDAHEPDLVEVEKHLRKRKYAGQREKLIKDIPRSKVLHTSDESEQICERCGGTMVKVGEEFVRTEVQFIPASLKVVDHYRETYECRACRKNGTPYMEKSPVPHPPVMHSLASASTIAWLVHQKFELGIPLYRQEKEWEAMGLSLSRATMSNWLLAVCRDWLSHVVSHLRRELLKQGYLHIDETHVQVLKEPGRKNTSDSYMWVYCSTRDSKRPVRYFEYQPGRGGKYPETFLKGYTGYIHTDAYSGYNGVKGVTRCLCYTHLRRAFVDALPKDIHGPEASKPAEAVIRLNKLFEIEKELDGLPPEQKKKERLDREKPLLEAFWSWAEISSAGELPKSKLHTAFQYALNNRQEFFNYLGDGNCSISNSLAENCIRPFVIGRKNWLFAGSPKGAAASAGIYTLVETAKANGLDAMKYIKYILADMPGSRFLENPEYLDDYLPWDPMVQERCR is encoded by the coding sequence ATGCAGGATACAGAGCAGGAGTACCAAAAGCAGATCAAAGAACTGGAACAGCAGGTCCGGCTCCTTAGGGAGCAGGTTGATTTCCTTACCCGTAAACTTTATGGAACAAAATCAGAGAAGACGTCTGCCCTTGAAATAGAGGGACAGATGTCTCTTTTTAATGAAATGGAATCCTGTGCTGAGCCGGATGCCCATGAGCCGGATCTGGTGGAGGTCGAAAAACATCTGCGTAAAAGGAAATATGCCGGCCAGCGGGAAAAACTGATAAAAGACATTCCCCGCAGCAAAGTGCTCCACACGAGCGATGAAAGTGAACAGATCTGTGAGAGATGCGGAGGTACCATGGTAAAAGTTGGTGAGGAGTTTGTGCGTACCGAGGTACAGTTCATCCCTGCCAGCCTCAAAGTGGTTGACCATTACCGGGAAACCTATGAATGCAGGGCATGCCGCAAAAACGGGACGCCTTATATGGAGAAATCCCCGGTGCCCCATCCTCCGGTCATGCACTCCCTTGCATCTGCTTCCACGATCGCATGGCTTGTCCATCAGAAGTTTGAACTGGGCATCCCCTTATACCGTCAGGAAAAGGAATGGGAAGCCATGGGGCTGTCTTTAAGCAGGGCAACGATGTCAAACTGGCTCCTGGCCGTCTGCCGGGACTGGCTTTCCCATGTGGTCTCCCATCTCAGACGGGAACTTCTAAAGCAGGGATATCTGCATATCGACGAGACCCACGTGCAGGTGCTGAAGGAACCAGGGAGGAAGAACACTTCGGATTCCTATATGTGGGTGTACTGCAGCACCAGGGACAGCAAACGGCCGGTCCGGTATTTTGAGTACCAGCCGGGGAGGGGTGGGAAATATCCGGAAACATTTTTAAAAGGCTATACCGGATATATCCATACGGATGCTTATTCCGGGTATAATGGGGTGAAAGGGGTTACGAGATGTCTGTGTTACACACATCTGCGCCGCGCTTTTGTGGACGCGCTGCCAAAAGACATCCATGGCCCGGAAGCCTCAAAACCTGCGGAAGCAGTCATTCGTCTGAATAAACTGTTTGAGATAGAAAAGGAACTGGACGGCCTTCCCCCGGAACAAAAGAAAAAAGAACGACTTGACCGCGAGAAGCCGCTTCTCGAGGCTTTCTGGTCGTGGGCAGAGATAAGCTCTGCCGGGGAATTGCCAAAGTCGAAGCTCCATACCGCTTTCCAGTATGCCCTGAACAACCGGCAGGAGTTCTTCAACTATCTTGGGGATGGAAACTGCTCCATCAGCAATTCCCTTGCGGAGAACTGTATCCGCCCCTTTGTGATCGGCCGGAAGAACTGGCTGTTTGCCGGAAGTCCGAAGGGTGCTGCCGCAAGTGCGGGAATCTACACCCTGGTAGAAACAGCCAAAGCCAACGGCCTGGATGCAATGAAATACATCAAGTATATCCTGGCAGATATGCCGGGGAGTAGATTTCTCGAAAATCCGGAATATCTGGATGACTATCTGCCATGGGATCCCATGGTGCAGGAACGTTGCCGATAA
- the tnpB gene encoding IS66 family insertion sequence element accessory protein TnpB (TnpB, as the term is used for proteins encoded by IS66 family insertion elements, is considered an accessory protein, since TnpC, encoded by a neighboring gene, is a DDE family transposase.), protein MEKIYLRTGYTDMRKQLDGLVDIIQYSFQLDPYSNSLFLFCGKRADRIKAVHYEGDGFCLFYKRYENGRLQWPRTGEEARQISHQQLRWLLEGLNPEQPKAVRSWVPPKPEPPGNSL, encoded by the coding sequence GTGGAAAAGATCTATCTGCGCACCGGGTACACAGATATGAGAAAACAGCTGGACGGTCTGGTGGATATCATCCAGTACAGCTTTCAGCTTGACCCTTACAGCAATTCCCTGTTCCTTTTCTGCGGGAAACGGGCGGACCGGATCAAGGCAGTCCATTATGAAGGGGACGGCTTCTGCCTGTTCTATAAGCGCTACGAAAACGGCCGCCTCCAATGGCCGCGGACGGGCGAAGAAGCCAGACAGATCTCCCACCAGCAGCTCCGCTGGCTGCTGGAGGGCCTGAACCCGGAGCAGCCAAAAGCGGTCCGCAGCTGGGTTCCCCCGAAGCCTGAACCCCCCGGGAATTCCTTATAA